In Persephonella sp. IF05-L8, the following are encoded in one genomic region:
- a CDS encoding Xaa-Pro peptidase family protein — translation MKIKEIQNKIQGENLSSFLFSSRPNIFYLSRFKSSNAYVLLTPQEKFFITDSRYFEAAKEKLKGWNLIQLGEGGKPQLKHLQEILNEYGGNQIGFEEDRIALSFYKSLKEGLKTRLKGYSGFLDEFRIQKTEEEIKIIREAVHKTDRIFEKILTQIPQAADELDLRRRIINEIFIEGGTDESFPSIVAAGKNSAVPHHETSHTQIEKNNPVLIDMGLIYEGYCSDFTRTVFYGQVHPEIEKIHQIVKEAHLEALSKVKAGIPIKEIDLAARNVIDKYGYGDYFIHSTGHGVGIEIHEPPRIYKNNEDILLENTVFTIEPGIYIPEIGGVRLENIVVARKDKGEVLTQTSLEEIRI, via the coding sequence ATGAAAATAAAGGAAATTCAAAATAAAATACAAGGCGAAAATCTTTCTTCTTTTCTATTCTCAAGCAGACCTAATATTTTTTACTTGAGCAGGTTTAAATCCTCAAATGCCTATGTACTGCTAACTCCTCAGGAAAAGTTTTTTATTACAGACAGCAGATATTTTGAAGCTGCAAAAGAAAAGCTCAAAGGATGGAACCTTATCCAGCTGGGAGAAGGAGGAAAACCCCAGTTAAAACATTTACAGGAAATACTCAACGAATATGGAGGCAATCAAATAGGCTTTGAAGAGGATAGGATAGCTCTATCCTTTTATAAATCGTTGAAAGAAGGCCTGAAAACCAGGCTAAAAGGTTATTCCGGATTTTTAGATGAGTTTAGAATTCAAAAAACAGAAGAAGAGATAAAAATAATCAGGGAGGCAGTTCATAAAACCGATAGAATTTTTGAAAAGATACTTACCCAGATACCACAGGCTGCAGATGAGTTAGACCTGAGAAGAAGAATAATAAATGAGATATTCATAGAAGGTGGAACAGATGAAAGCTTTCCGTCAATTGTAGCAGCAGGAAAAAATTCTGCCGTTCCCCATCATGAAACATCACATACACAAATAGAAAAAAACAACCCTGTCCTGATAGATATGGGACTTATTTATGAGGGATACTGCTCAGATTTCACACGAACAGTATTTTACGGACAGGTTCACCCTGAAATAGAAAAGATACACCAGATTGTAAAAGAAGCCCATCTTGAAGCTCTCAGCAAAGTAAAAGCAGGAATTCCAATAAAAGAAATAGACCTTGCCGCAAGAAATGTTATAGACAAATACGGATATGGAGATTATTTTATCCATTCCACAGGTCACGGAGTAGGAATAGAAATCCATGAACCTCCACGGATATATAAAAACAATGAAGATATTCTCCTTGAAAACACTGTTTTTACCATTGAACCGGGAATATATATTCCAGAGATAGGAGGTGTAAGGCTTGAAAATATTGTTGTTGCCAGAAAAGATAAAGGGGAGGTACTAACCCAAACGTCTCTTGAAGAAATCAGGATATAA